One region of Oryza sativa Japonica Group chromosome 5, ASM3414082v1 genomic DNA includes:
- the LOC4337925 gene encoding UDP-xylose transporter 3 isoform X2 yields MGVGGEKFQLGTVGALSLSVVSSVSIVICNKALMSSLGFNFATTLTSWHLLVTFCSLHVALWMKFFEHKPFDSRTVMGFGVLNGISIGLLNLSLGFNSVGFYQMTKLAIIPCTVILETLFFRKKFSRSIQLSLSVLLFGVGVATVTDLQLNAVGSVLSLLAIITTCIAQIMTNTIQKKFKVSSTQLLYQSCPYQSLTLFLIGPFLDGFLTNQNVFAFDYTSQVVFFIVLSCLISVSVNFSTFLVIGKTSPVTYQVLGHLKTCLVLTFGYVLLHDPFSWRNILGILIAVVGMVLYSYFCTLEGQQKNAEVSPQQLFKTPYITGERRRFGSFDLRLSEQS; encoded by the exons atgggtgTCGGCGGGGAGAAGTTCCAGCTGGGGACGGTGGGGGCGCTGAGCCTCTCCGTGGTGTCATCCGTCTCCATTGTCATCTGCAACAAGGCGCTCATGAGCTCCCTCGGCTTCAACTTTG CCACTACCTTGACGAGTTGGCATCTTCTTGTCACATTTTGCTCCCTCCATGTAGCATTATGGATGAAGTTCTTCGAGCACAAGCCTTTCGACTCGAGAACTGTCATGGGATTTGGAGTGCTCAATGGCATCTCCATTGGCCTCCTCAACTTGAGTCTTGGTTTTAATTCTGTTGGATTTTACCAG ATGACAAAGCTGGCTATCATCCCATGCACTGTTATTTTGGAGACTCTTTTCTTCAGGAAGAAGTTCAG CCGGAGTATCCAACTGTCCCTTTCAGTGCTCCTCTTTGGTGTCGGTGTTGCAACAGTGACTGATCTGCAACTCAATGCTGTGGGATCCGTATTGTCCTTGCTGGCAATTATTACAACCTGCATCGCGCAAATT ATGACAAACACTATCCAGAAGAAGTTCAAGGTTTCTTCAACCCAATTATTATACCAATCTTGCCCCTATCAATCACTGACCCTCTTCCTTATTGGTCCATTCCTTGATGGATTTTTGACTAACCAAAATGTATTTGCATTCGACTACACATCCCAAGTTGTG TTTTTCATTGTATTATCGTGCTTGATATCTGTCTCAGTGAACTTCAGCACTTTCCTTGTGATCGGAAAGACTTCTCCTGTCACTTACCAAGTCCTGGGCCATCTTAAAACATGCCTAGTACTGACCTTTGGTTATGTTTTGCTTCATGACCCATTTAGCTGGAGAAACATACTCGGCATCCTAATTGCAGTAGTTGGAATGGTCTTATACTCATACTTCTGCACATTGGAGGGCCAGCAAAAAAACGCCGAAGTCTCCCCACAACAG CTCTTCAAAACGCCATATATTACAGGCGAAAGAAGGCGATTCGGCTCCTTTGATCTCAGACTCTCTGAGCAAAGTTGA
- the LOC4337925 gene encoding UDP-xylose transporter 3 isoform X1: protein MGVGGEKFQLGTVGALSLSVVSSVSIVICNKALMSSLGFNFATTLTSWHLLVTFCSLHVALWMKFFEHKPFDSRTVMGFGVLNGISIGLLNLSLGFNSVGFYQMTKLAIIPCTVILETLFFRKKFSRSIQLSLSVLLFGVGVATVTDLQLNAVGSVLSLLAIITTCIAQIMTNTIQKKFKVSSTQLLYQSCPYQSLTLFLIGPFLDGFLTNQNVFAFDYTSQVVFFIVLSCLISVSVNFSTFLVIGKTSPVTYQVLGHLKTCLVLTFGYVLLHDPFSWRNILGILIAVVGMVLYSYFCTLEGQQKNAEVSPQQAKEGDSAPLISDSLSKVENGGGVVDDEPLKVPMWSSKYSRA, encoded by the exons atgggtgTCGGCGGGGAGAAGTTCCAGCTGGGGACGGTGGGGGCGCTGAGCCTCTCCGTGGTGTCATCCGTCTCCATTGTCATCTGCAACAAGGCGCTCATGAGCTCCCTCGGCTTCAACTTTG CCACTACCTTGACGAGTTGGCATCTTCTTGTCACATTTTGCTCCCTCCATGTAGCATTATGGATGAAGTTCTTCGAGCACAAGCCTTTCGACTCGAGAACTGTCATGGGATTTGGAGTGCTCAATGGCATCTCCATTGGCCTCCTCAACTTGAGTCTTGGTTTTAATTCTGTTGGATTTTACCAG ATGACAAAGCTGGCTATCATCCCATGCACTGTTATTTTGGAGACTCTTTTCTTCAGGAAGAAGTTCAG CCGGAGTATCCAACTGTCCCTTTCAGTGCTCCTCTTTGGTGTCGGTGTTGCAACAGTGACTGATCTGCAACTCAATGCTGTGGGATCCGTATTGTCCTTGCTGGCAATTATTACAACCTGCATCGCGCAAATT ATGACAAACACTATCCAGAAGAAGTTCAAGGTTTCTTCAACCCAATTATTATACCAATCTTGCCCCTATCAATCACTGACCCTCTTCCTTATTGGTCCATTCCTTGATGGATTTTTGACTAACCAAAATGTATTTGCATTCGACTACACATCCCAAGTTGTG TTTTTCATTGTATTATCGTGCTTGATATCTGTCTCAGTGAACTTCAGCACTTTCCTTGTGATCGGAAAGACTTCTCCTGTCACTTACCAAGTCCTGGGCCATCTTAAAACATGCCTAGTACTGACCTTTGGTTATGTTTTGCTTCATGACCCATTTAGCTGGAGAAACATACTCGGCATCCTAATTGCAGTAGTTGGAATGGTCTTATACTCATACTTCTGCACATTGGAGGGCCAGCAAAAAAACGCCGAAGTCTCCCCACAACAG GCGAAAGAAGGCGATTCGGCTCCTTTGATCTCAGACTCTCTGAGCAAAGTTGAGAATGGAGGTGGAGTGGTTGATGATGAGCCTCTCAAGGTACCGATGTGGAGCTCAAAGTACTCAAGGGCGTGA